The nucleotide sequence CAATCATGACAGCGAGTTCTTTCGTTTCTTTTTTGCCAATGCTTTTTTCAATTGTTCCAGGGTGCGGGCCGTGTGGGATGCCGGATGGGTGTAGGGTGATGGATCCTTCTTCAATTCCTTTCCGGCTCATGAAGTTTCCTTCAACGTAATATAGGACTTCGTCGCTGTCGACGTTGCTATGAAAATACGGTGCAGGAATGGCGTCTGGGTGGTAATCATATAGTCTTGGACAGAATGAACAAACGACAAAATTATGTCCTTCGAATGTTTGGTGAATGGGTGGTGGCATATGAATTCTTCCGGTAATCGGTTCGAAGTCACGGATGTTAAAAATCCATGGGTATACGTAACCATCCCAGCCGACGACATCGAGTGGATGATAAGGGAATTCATGCTTGTGCAAGAATCCGCGCGACTTCGTCAACACTGTGTATGTCCCGCTACTCGTATGCGTGATAAGCTTACTTGGACCTTTAAAATCTCGCTCACAAAAAGGACTATGTTCGAGTAGTTGACCGTATTCATTCCGATATCTGCGTGGAGTGGTAATGTGACTCGTCGTTTCGATGACAAGCATCTTTGTGTCTTGATCGTCCGCCACAAATCGGTGAATGGTCCCAATTGGCAAGTAAATATAGTCACCTGGTTCATAACGTAATTGTCCGAACATCGTTTCCACTGTTCCTGTTCCACGGTGGACGAATAATAATTCATCGCCGTCACCATTTCGATAATAGTGAGTCATGGATTCGGTCGGTTTAACAACCCCAATGACAAGGTCATCATTTCCTAATATATAGTCGCGACCGGTTAGGAAGTCACCGTTTCGCTCTATCCGATCGGATTGAAAATGACGATGGCATAACGGTCCTTGCTGTTCATATTCAACCGTCGCTTTGTCATACACTTCAGCCTTTGTCATCGCCGTTGGCGGATTATGATGATATAAAATTGATTGTACGCCTGAAAAGCCTTTCGTTCCCATTACTTGTTCGCGATAAAGCGTGCCATCTTCTTTTCGAAATTGAGTATGTCGTTTACGTGGCACGTTCCCCATTTGACGATAAAATGGCATTTGTCTTTCCTCCTTTACGAACGGTATTCCGCAACGTTCCTAGTCCGGTAATTGATAATTCGATGACGTCTCCATCTGAAAGCCACGGGTGGATGTCGGTACCGAGTTCTAAGATGCACCCGGTTCCAACCGTTCCAGAACCGATTAAATCTCCCGGTTTAAGGGTTGCGTTGTTTGATGCATGCTCGATTAATTGGCCGAAAGAAAAGTACATATCCTTTGCATTTCCTTCCGACAGCTTTTTCCCATTCACATACGCTCGCATTTCCAGGTGATAACGGTCCCCTTCCTTAAAAGGTTCCAGCTCGTCTTTCGTCACTAAGTATGGACCGATGGAAGTGGCAAAGTCTTTCCCCTTCGCTGGACCAAGGCCCACTTTCATTTCTTTTCGCTGTAAGTCACGCGCGCTCCAATCGTTTAATATCGTAAATCCTGCTATGTAGTCGTCTGCTTCATCCGCTTGAATATTCCGCCCTTCTTTTCCTATTACACAAGCCAATTCAAGTTCATAATCCCACCATGTTGCGTGAGATGGAAATTCGATGTCTTCATCAGGACCAAAGATTGCGTGATGATTGGAAAAATAAAAAACGGGTTCATCGTACCATTCAGGTATCATCGGTAGTCCTCGTTTATTCCGAGCAGTTTTCACATGCGCTTCAAACGCATAAAAATCACGAAAACTCGACGGGTTCACTAGTGGCGCTAAAAGCTTTACCTCACTGAGCGGATGAACAGAGGAGGTCGGAAACGTATCCATTCCTTCAATTACCCGGCAGTTTTGGTCAAAATCGCTTAGGAAATCCATCATCTTTTTCGGAAGGAGCCCTTTACTTGCGGCATGAAGATCCACAATAAATTGCTCGTTTTGTATACAACCAATGGATTGAAGACCGTCTCTCATTTCAAATGTTACAAGCTTCATCGTTTCTCCCCGCTTTTCACCCGTTTTCGCTCAAGCTCAAACGTTTCTGCGATTGCTTTCGTATACGTAGCCCCAGCTAAACGTCCGATCGGGTTTAGCTTTGTTGTATCGATTCTTCCCCCTTCGTAAAGGGCGTCATCAACATGAACACATACGACTTGACCAATCACTAGACTTCCCGCTCCAGGTTGATGGCCGAAATGTAAAATATCATGCAAAACACATTCCAACTGTACCTTGCTCTCTTTCACTCGAGGGGGCTTCACGATATGGCTTGAGACTTTCGTTAAACCACTTTCAATAAATTCATCCACACCCCGATCAAATTCAATAGAGCAGTTATTCATTTTCTCAACGAATTCTTCACTTACGACATTAATAACAAATTCCTTCGTCGCTTCGATATTCAAAAGCGTATCTTTCTTTTCTCCGTCCGTTCCACGAAGCATCGGTGCAAAGCAAACCATGAATGGGTCCGCGCATATTCCAGTGAAAAAACTAAATGGCGCGACATTAGCCCCTCCCTTTTCATTAATGGTAGAGACGAACGCAATTGGCCTCGGTAAGATAGACCCGATTAACAGCTTGTAGGCATCTTTCCACGGAAGGGTTGACGGTTCAATTTTCATCTTCATTCGCCCCTTTCATGATTTGTTTGAATGCATCCATGAACCGATGATTTTCGCTTTCCGTTCCGATCGTGACACGAATCGTATTCGGAAAACCGAGCACTTCACCTGCACGAACAATGATTCCATCTCGAACTAGTTTTTCTGCCACGGACGTACCACTTTCGTGTAGAAGAATCATGAGAAAGTTCGCGTGAGATGAAAAATACGAAATCCCCATCCGATCGAACTCATTTTGTAGAAATGTAAGGCCCTCTTGGTTTTTCTGCTTACAGCTCTCAACAAATTGCCAGTCTTCCAACGCGCATAAAGCTGCTTTCTGAGCAAAACGGTTGGAATTAAACGGATCTTTTACTTTTAACAATATGGAACGAATTTGTGGATTCATGATGCCGTAACCGATTCGAAGGGAAGCGAGTCCATAAATCTTTGAAAAGGTTCGAAGGACGACTAAGTTAGGGTATTTTTCAACAAAACGATGTGTGTCTAGCTTGACTTCATCATCCATATATTCATAGTACGCTTCATCGATCACAAGGAGGACATTCTTCGGCACGTGCTCGATAAACGTTTGTAGACGCTGTTTCGAAACGATTGTCCCTGTTGGATTATTCGGGTTACAAATAAACACCATACGAGTTTTCGAATTGATTGCATTTTGCATCGCTTCTAAATCGTGCACACCCTGTATAAGAGGGATTTTAACCGGTTTTCCTCCTTCCATGTAAACACATGTTTCATACCGAGGAAACGTTCCATCTGCCATGATGGCTTCATCCCCTTGTTGAATAAAACATTTCGCCATCAACCGAATGATTTCGTCAGATCCGTTTCCGATGACAAAGTGTTCGGGAGTAAGCCCCCACTTTTGACTGAGTCGAAGTGATAGTTCCGGTGCAGTCGTCTCGGGGTATTTCGCTAGTTGAATAAACGCCTCTTGCAAGGCTTCTTGTACCTTTGGCGAACAGCCAAACGGATTTTCATTGGATGCTAGTTTTATAATGGTTTCAAGTCCAAGCTCTCGTTTCACCTCTTCGATTGGCTTTCCCGCTTTATACTCTCTTAACCGTTCAAGCTCTTTTTTGAGCGGAAATAAATGTGTGACCATCCGTTAGTCTCCCCTCTTAAGATTTGGAAAGAGAGAGGAACACTCCTCTCTCCGCTCTTTACAGATTTCCTCTTTTACGCTGCTCACGCTCAATGGATTCAAATAACGCCTTGAAGTTTCCTTCGCCGAATCCGATTGCCCCTTTACGCTGAATGATCTCGATAAACAATGTCGGGCGGTCGACAATCGGTTTTGTAAATATTTGCAGTAAGTACCCTTCGTCATCACGGTCTACTAAAATACGATTTTCCCGTAGCTTCTCGATGTCTTCATCAATTTTTCCGACGCGGTCTGTTAACATATCATAATACGAATCTGGTGTGTCCAAAAATTCAATGCCGTTGGCGCGCATTTTGGATACAGTATCAATAATGTCATCCGTTAACATCGCGATATGTTGGACACCTGGCCCATTATAGTAATCTAAGTATTCTTGAATTTGCGATTTCCCTTTTTTATTCGCCGGCTCGTTTATCGGGAATTTAATGCGTCCCCCTTTATGCATTACCTTAGACATCAGTGCGGAATATTCCGTGCTAATATCGTCATCATCAAAATGAATCATTTGTTTAAATCCAAGAACATTTTCGTAATAGGAGACCCATTCCTCCATTTTTTCTACATTGCCTACCACATGGTCTACGGCAATTAACCCGACATCATTCGCTGGAATCTTTACTTCAGACGGTTTAAATCCAGGCAAGAATAGCCCATTATAGTCTTTTCGTTCGATTAATGTATGCTGGACATCCCCATATGTGCCGATAATAGCCTTTTTAACGATTCCATACTCGTCCTTTAATTCTTGTGGCTGTTGAATCGCGATTGCACCTTTTTCAACCGCGGTTTTATACGCTTTTTCAACATCTTTCACTTCAAGGGCAATATCTTTTACACCGTCACCGTGGAGTTTGACAAAGTTGGTTACTGAATGGTCGGAGAAGAGCGAAGAAGTTAAAACTAGGCGAATTTTTCGTTGTTGAAGCAAGTAGGAGACTGTTTCACGCTGGCCTGTTTCCGGTCCTTTATACCCGATGAGTTCAAATCCAAAAGCTTTGCAATAATAGTGAGCAGCTTGCTTGGCATTCCCAACATAAAGCTCAAAATGGTCGACATTTTCAATCGGGAAAAAATCATTCTGGAGCGGTTCCATCATTTTTTTCGTTTCTTGCATTTTCTGAACCTCCTGAATTTTTAAAATTTTTATCGATAATTTTACTGTATCGTTTCATAAAAATGGATGCAAGAGCGCGAAGCAACGCATTATTACGGTGAAGTAACGAGAACTAAACGGCATTTTGTCGCCAAAAAAAAAGAGAGTTTAGTAGCTAAACTCTCCAACATCGTTACAGGCCGATTAATTGAATATCTTCAATTTCCTCGACTTTAATTTTTTGATCGTTGATGTAAATATACCCCTCTTCCAAGCGGTCAAGCCTTCCCTTTATTGTTTCCTTCTCTTTCGTCACGATGTTGCAACTTACATGCTCGAGCCCTTTCGGTAAATGCAACAAAGTGTTGATTTTTTGATCAATGGATAGAGTATGGAACGAAGACGTCGATGGTTTCGCTTGCGTGGCCTTTTTCTCTTTTTTTCCTTGCGGTTTTCGCTTAGCGATATACGACTTTTGCATCGAGCTAAAAATGGGCTCCAAATCTGGTTGAATGATATACATTAAGGGAGGATTTTGATGGGACTGATGTTTTTTCATACGCATATCCCTCCTAATTTTTTTCACAATGCCCTAAATCAATGTATGCCCAATTCAATCGTAATATGTCCGTTCGAAAAAGGACAAACGAATTATTTCTACTCCCGAAATATTTTGTTTATAATAGATAGAAATAACTGACAAAAGAAGGTGATTCTATTTGTAAAAAACGAAACTTTACGATCATGTGGTTTGCCAACTTTTTCGTCGCAGCAAGCGCCACGATGATTTTGCCGTTTTTATCGCTGTACATTGAGACATTTTCAACTTATTCAGAGGAATTCGTTCAACGCTGGGCAGGCTATGTATTTGGGATAACATTTTTAATGGCTTTTTTTGTGTCACCACTTTGGGGACGATTTGCTGACAAGAACGGTTATAAGAAAATTTTATTAATCACAGGTACAGGTATCGCAACGAGCATCTTGCTAATGGGGTTTGTCTCCTCAGTGTATCAACTGTTTTTCTTACGGTTAGGAATGGGGCTTGTCACCGGATTTATTCCAACGTCTTTAGCCTTTATTTCTAGTCAAACACCAAAAGAAACAGCAGGTAAAACTCTCGGAACGCTGCAGATGGGAACTGTTTCAGGTGGCCTTTTAGGACCCGTACTCGGTGGAATGCTGGCAGATAGCTTCGGGTTCCAATATTCCTTTTTTATTACGGCGGCTGTCATTTACTTTGCCGTTATCCTTGTGTACGTAGGGGTTGTCGAGAAACACAGTGAAAAACAGGCGAACGAAATGGATCACCATACGCGCAAAGATGTGCTACATATGATCGTCAAAGATCCGATGCTCCTTTCGGTCATGGTCATTTCCTTACTCGTCCAAACAGGAAATTTCAGCATTCAGCCGCTGCTAGCTTTATATGTACAAGATCTACATGGACCGGGACAAATCGCATTTTTTGCTGGTCTCGCTTTCTCAGCAACAGGACTCGGGAACTTACTTTCAGCGAGACGCTGGGGCCAACTTGGCGACCGCATCGGTTACGAGAAAGTGTTAATGCTGTTACTCGTATTTGGCGCGATTTTATTTATCCCACAAGCTTTAGCCACTAGCTTATGGCAGCTTGTGCTCTTCCGCTTTTTATATGGACTCTCCCTCGGTGGGATTATTCCGACGATTACCGCCTTCATCCGTCAAAAGGCTCCGGTATCGATGCAAGGGGAAGTCATGGGCTATAATACAAGTTTACGATTTTTAGGAAATGTTACAGGTCCTGTGTTGGGAGGCATTATCGCATCATTCGTTAGCATATCTTCTGTCTTTTACGTCACCTCTTTATTATTCATCACATCGGCCGTTTTACTTTGGAAGGTTATACGTTGGGAATCAAGTAACGCGAAAAGATTAATAGAGTCGTAGAAAAAGGAGGAATTTCCGAAAGGTATAAGGTGAACGCAATGGGATAAAAGCAAAAGGGACTGTCCTAAAAGGACACTCCCTCTTTTATCCGGGTGATTTCATCTGATAGCGGACGCTTTCCTCAGGGGAAGGCCTCAGCCTACTCAACTCGCAAGCTCGTGCTGCTCCCTATAGGACCCGCCATCATTCTATTTAAGGAACTTGTCAGGCAGTCCCCTTAATTCATTATCGGCCAAGAATGTGGAAACCAGAATCCACATGAAGCATTTCGCCCGTTAAGCCGCGAGAAAGGTCTGTGAATAGGAATAGCGCTGTGTCACCAACTTCTTCTTGCGTTGTCGTACGACGAAGCGGTGCACGCTCTTCAATATCTTTTAAGATGGAGTTAAAGTCACTAACACCTTTCGCTGAAAGCGTACGAATTGGACCTGCAGAAATCGCATTGACACGAATTCCTTCTTTTCCAAGGTCGTTTGCTAAATATTTCACACTAGCGTCTAAAGATGCTTTCGCAACACCCATGACGTTGTAGTTTGTCACAACGCGCTCTCCACCTAAGTATGTTAATGTCACGATGCTTCCGCCTTCTGTCATAAGAGGACGAGCCGCTTTCGCAACAGCTGTTAAAGAATAAGAACTAATGTTATGCGCTAAAAGGAAGCCATCGCGTGTTGTATTTAAATATTCACCGTTTAATTCCTCTTTATTCGCAAAAGCGATACAGTGAGCAATTCCGTGTACTACACCCACTTCTTCTTTAATTGTCGCGAAGCACTTTTCAATTTCTTCATCACTTGTAACATCACAAGGAAGCACTAAGTAATCTTCACGACCAAGCGTATCCACTAGATCACGTACAGACTTTTCCATACGCTCTCCAACGTATGTAAAAATTAAACGAGCTCCCGCTGCGTGTAAAGAACGTGCAATTCCCCACGCGATACTACGCTTATTTGCGACACCCATTACGACAATATTTTTACCCTCTAAAGAAAGATTCATTTGTTAATCCTCCTAAAATTTAATACAAGTTATTAGTACCTAGTCATAATTATATCATTGGCTTGTCTTTCATGACAACACTTTCCTTCATCCAATCATTCCCGATTTGTTGGAATTGTATAAGTACGGTACTTCTTTTGTCCTTTTCGTTCTAATTGTGCCGATAAAAGAAGTCTTCGTGAAACATGCCTGGAAGAAATGTGGAGAAACGAGCGGAGTTCTTCATTTGTAAGAGGTTTTTGAAATAGAAGAAAATAATCGTGAATTCCTTGTAAATGAGCTGTCTTATTACTTACACTACATGATGAACAAATCCACTGACCATTTTGACGTTGCATCGGGAGATACAGACATCCCGGACATTGAACACCCGTAAGAATTTCAGCCTTCGATAACTGAAAGGCCGCTAAAACATCTTTTATA is from Bacillus kexueae and encodes:
- a CDS encoding fumarylacetoacetate hydrolase family protein: MKLVTFEMRDGLQSIGCIQNEQFIVDLHAASKGLLPKKMMDFLSDFDQNCRVIEGMDTFPTSSVHPLSEVKLLAPLVNPSSFRDFYAFEAHVKTARNKRGLPMIPEWYDEPVFYFSNHHAIFGPDEDIEFPSHATWWDYELELACVIGKEGRNIQADEADDYIAGFTILNDWSARDLQRKEMKVGLGPAKGKDFATSIGPYLVTKDELEPFKEGDRYHLEMRAYVNGKKLSEGNAKDMYFSFGQLIEHASNNATLKPGDLIGSGTVGTGCILELGTDIHPWLSDGDVIELSITGLGTLRNTVRKGGKTNAILSSNGERAT
- the hisC gene encoding histidinol-phosphate transaminase, whose amino-acid sequence is MVTHLFPLKKELERLREYKAGKPIEEVKRELGLETIIKLASNENPFGCSPKVQEALQEAFIQLAKYPETTAPELSLRLSQKWGLTPEHFVIGNGSDEIIRLMAKCFIQQGDEAIMADGTFPRYETCVYMEGGKPVKIPLIQGVHDLEAMQNAINSKTRMVFICNPNNPTGTIVSKQRLQTFIEHVPKNVLLVIDEAYYEYMDDEVKLDTHRFVEKYPNLVVLRTFSKIYGLASLRIGYGIMNPQIRSILLKVKDPFNSNRFAQKAALCALEDWQFVESCKQKNQEGLTFLQNEFDRMGISYFSSHANFLMILLHESGTSVAEKLVRDGIIVRAGEVLGFPNTIRVTIGTESENHRFMDAFKQIMKGANEDEN
- the fabI gene encoding enoyl-ACP reductase FabI, with the protein product MNLSLEGKNIVVMGVANKRSIAWGIARSLHAAGARLIFTYVGERMEKSVRDLVDTLGREDYLVLPCDVTSDEEIEKCFATIKEEVGVVHGIAHCIAFANKEELNGEYLNTTRDGFLLAHNISSYSLTAVAKAARPLMTEGGSIVTLTYLGGERVVTNYNVMGVAKASLDASVKYLANDLGKEGIRVNAISAGPIRTLSAKGVSDFNSILKDIEERAPLRRTTTQEEVGDTALFLFTDLSRGLTGEMLHVDSGFHILGR
- a CDS encoding spore coat CotO family protein gives rise to the protein MKKHQSHQNPPLMYIIQPDLEPIFSSMQKSYIAKRKPQGKKEKKATQAKPSTSSFHTLSIDQKINTLLHLPKGLEHVSCNIVTKEKETIKGRLDRLEEGYIYINDQKIKVEEIEDIQLIGL
- a CDS encoding MFS transporter, whose protein sequence is MWFANFFVAASATMILPFLSLYIETFSTYSEEFVQRWAGYVFGITFLMAFFVSPLWGRFADKNGYKKILLITGTGIATSILLMGFVSSVYQLFFLRLGMGLVTGFIPTSLAFISSQTPKETAGKTLGTLQMGTVSGGLLGPVLGGMLADSFGFQYSFFITAAVIYFAVILVYVGVVEKHSEKQANEMDHHTRKDVLHMIVKDPMLLSVMVISLLVQTGNFSIQPLLALYVQDLHGPGQIAFFAGLAFSATGLGNLLSARRWGQLGDRIGYEKVLMLLLVFGAILFIPQALATSLWQLVLFRFLYGLSLGGIIPTITAFIRQKAPVSMQGEVMGYNTSLRFLGNVTGPVLGGIIASFVSISSVFYVTSLLFITSAVLLWKVIRWESSNAKRLIES
- a CDS encoding flavin reductase family protein: MKIEPSTLPWKDAYKLLIGSILPRPIAFVSTINEKGGANVAPFSFFTGICADPFMVCFAPMLRGTDGEKKDTLLNIEATKEFVINVVSEEFVEKMNNCSIEFDRGVDEFIESGLTKVSSHIVKPPRVKESKVQLECVLHDILHFGHQPGAGSLVIGQVVCVHVDDALYEGGRIDTTKLNPIGRLAGATYTKAIAETFELERKRVKSGEKR
- a CDS encoding homogentisate 1,2-dioxygenase, with the protein product MPFYRQMGNVPRKRHTQFRKEDGTLYREQVMGTKGFSGVQSILYHHNPPTAMTKAEVYDKATVEYEQQGPLCHRHFQSDRIERNGDFLTGRDYILGNDDLVIGVVKPTESMTHYYRNGDGDELLFVHRGTGTVETMFGQLRYEPGDYIYLPIGTIHRFVADDQDTKMLVIETTSHITTPRRYRNEYGQLLEHSPFCERDFKGPSKLITHTSSGTYTVLTKSRGFLHKHEFPYHPLDVVGWDGYVYPWIFNIRDFEPITGRIHMPPPIHQTFEGHNFVVCSFCPRLYDYHPDAIPAPYFHSNVDSDEVLYYVEGNFMSRKGIEEGSITLHPSGIPHGPHPGTIEKSIGKKETKELAVMIDTFRPLRVVKKARHIEDENYKYSWIEKS
- the hppD gene encoding 4-hydroxyphenylpyruvate dioxygenase, producing the protein MQETKKMMEPLQNDFFPIENVDHFELYVGNAKQAAHYYCKAFGFELIGYKGPETGQRETVSYLLQQRKIRLVLTSSLFSDHSVTNFVKLHGDGVKDIALEVKDVEKAYKTAVEKGAIAIQQPQELKDEYGIVKKAIIGTYGDVQHTLIERKDYNGLFLPGFKPSEVKIPANDVGLIAVDHVVGNVEKMEEWVSYYENVLGFKQMIHFDDDDISTEYSALMSKVMHKGGRIKFPINEPANKKGKSQIQEYLDYYNGPGVQHIAMLTDDIIDTVSKMRANGIEFLDTPDSYYDMLTDRVGKIDEDIEKLRENRILVDRDDEGYLLQIFTKPIVDRPTLFIEIIQRKGAIGFGEGNFKALFESIEREQRKRGNL